The following proteins are co-located in the Canis aureus isolate CA01 chromosome X, VMU_Caureus_v.1.0, whole genome shotgun sequence genome:
- the UBQLN2 gene encoding ubiquilin-2 has translation MAENGESSGPPRPSRGPAAAQGPASAPAEPKIIKVTVKTPKEKEEFAVPENSSVQQFKEAISKRFKSQTDQLVLIFAGKILKDQDTLIQHGIHDGLTVHLVIKSQNRPQGQSTQPSNAAGTNTTSASTPRSNSTSVSTNSNPFGLGSLGGLAGLSSLGLSSTNFSELQNQMQQQLLSSPEMMIQIMENPFVQSMLSNPDLMRQLIMANPQMQQLIQRNPEISHLLNNPDIMRQTLEIARNPAMMQEMMRNQDLALSNLESIPGGYNALRRMYTDIQEPMLNAAQEQFGGNPFASVGSSSTSGEGTQPSRTENRDPLPNPWAPPPATQSSATTSTTSSSGSGSGSSSSSATGNTVAAANYVASIFSTPGMQSLLQQITENPQLIQNMLSAPYMRSMMQSLSQNPDLAAQMMLNSPVFTANPQLQEQMRPQLPAFLQQMQNPDTLSAMSNPRAMQALMQIQQGLQTLATEAPGLIPSFTPGVGVGVLGTAIGPVGPVTPIGPIGPIVPFTPIGPIGPIGPTGPAGPGSTGSGGPPGPTVSSSTPTETTSPTSESGPNQQFIQQMVQALAGASPPQLPNPEVRFQQQLEQLNAMGFLNREANLQALIATGGDINAAIERLLGSQPS, from the coding sequence ATGGCTGAGAACGGCGAGAGTagcggccccccgcgcccctcccgcgGCCCTGCCGCGGCCCaaggccctgcctctgccccggCCGAGCCCAAAATCATCAAAGTTACTGTGAAGACCCCCAAAGAGAAAGAGGAGTTCGCGGTGCCCGAGAATAGCTCAGTCCAGCAGTTTAAGGAAGCGATTTCAAAACGCTTCAAATCCCAAACCGACCAGCTAGTGTTGATTTTTGCcggaaaaatcttaaaagatcaAGATACCTTGATTCAGCATGGCATCCATGATGGACTGACTGTTCATCTTGTAATTAAAAGCCAGAACCGACCTCAGGGCCAGTCCACACAGCCTAGTAATGCCGCGGGAACTAATACTACCTCCGCGTCGACTCCCAGGAGTAACTCCACATCTGTTTCCACAAATAGCAACCCGTTTGGGCTGGGGAGCTTAGGAGGACTTGCAGGCCTTAGCAGCCTGGGCTTGAGCTCGACCAACTTCTCTGAGCTCCAGAACCAGATGCAGCAGCAGCTCCTGTCCAGCCCTGAGATGATGATTCAAATCATGGAAAATCCCTTTGTTCAGAGCATGCTTTCAAATCCCGATCTAATGAGGCAGCTCATTATGGCCAATCCACAGATGCAGCAGTTGATTCAGAGAAATCCAGAAATCAGTCACCTGCTCAACAACCCAGATATAATGAGACAGACCCTGGAAATTGCCAGGAATCCAGCCATGATGCAAGAGATGATGAGAAATCAAGATTTGGCTCTCAGCAATCTTGAAAGCATCCCAGGTGGCTACAATGCTCTACGACGCATGTACACTGATATTCAAGAACCCATGCTGAATGCTGCACAAGAGCAGTTTGGGGGTAATCCATTTGCCTCGGTGGGAAGCAGTTCCACCTCTGGGGAAGGTACACAACCTTCCCGCACAGAAAATCGAGATCCGCTACCCAATCCATGGGCACCACCACCGGCTACCCAGAGTTCTGCAACCACCAGCACAACCTCCAGCAGTGGCAGTGGCTCTGGCAGTAGCTCCAGCAGTGCTACTGGGAACACCGTGGCTGCAGCCAACTATGTTGCCAGCATCTTCAGTACCCCAGGAATGCAGAGCTTGCTGCAACAGATAACTGAAAACCCTCAACTGATCCAGAATATGCTGTCTGCACCCTACATGAGAAGCATGATGCAGTCGCTGAGCCAGAATCCAGATTTAGCTGCACAGATGATGCTGAATAGCCCGGTGTTTACTGCAAATCCTCAGTTGCAGGAGCAGATGCGTCCACAGCTCCCAGCTTTCCTGCAGCAGATGCAGAATCCAGACACACTATCAGCCATGTCAAACCCAAGAGCAATGCAGGCTTTAATGCAGATCCAGCAGGGGCTACAGACATTAGCCACTGAAGCTCCTGGCCTCATTCCAAGCTTCACTCCAGGTGTGGGGGTAGGGGTGCTGGGAACCGCTATAGGCCCTGTAGGCCCAGTCACACCCATAGGCCCCATAGGCCCCATAGTCCCATTTACTCCCATAGGCCCCATTGGGCCCATAGGACCCACCGGCCCTGCAGGCCCTGGCTCTACTGGCTCTGGAGGCCCCCCTGGGCCCACTGTTTCTAGCTCTACACCCACCGAAACCACTAGCCCAACATCAGAATCTGGACCCAACCAGCAGTTCATTCAGCAAATGGTGCAGGCTCTGGCTGGGGCAAGTCCTCCACAGCTGCCGAATCCAGAAGTCAGATTTCAGCAACAACTGGAACAGCTCAACGCAATGGGGTTCTTAAACCGTGAGGCAAACTTGCAGGCTCTAATAGCAACAGGAGGCGACATCAATGCTGCCATTGAAAGGCTGCTGGGCTCCCAGCCATCCTAA